In Paenibacillus hexagrammi, the following are encoded in one genomic region:
- the modB gene encoding molybdate ABC transporter permease subunit, translating into MAHFDWNEFTAPILLSLKVALLASIIVLVLGGFTAWRMSRRRFRGRTVLETVFLLPLVLPPTVVGFILLVLFGKKSGIGYVLDHVFHASVIFTWGAAVIASIAVAFPLVYQTMKTGFAAVSKDLEDAARSIGASEWQVLRYITLPLAWRSVTTAYILGFARGLGEFGATLMIAGNIPHQTQTLPTAIYIAVESGEQTLAWCWAGAIIAISFLLMLIAGRKPAAN; encoded by the coding sequence ATGGCACACTTTGACTGGAATGAGTTTACCGCACCGATCCTGCTCTCTTTAAAAGTCGCTCTGCTAGCCAGTATCATCGTGCTAGTGCTTGGAGGATTCACCGCTTGGAGAATGTCGCGCCGCCGCTTTCGCGGCAGGACCGTGCTGGAGACCGTATTTCTTCTGCCTCTTGTTCTGCCTCCGACTGTTGTCGGGTTCATTCTGCTTGTCCTGTTCGGCAAGAAGAGCGGCATTGGCTACGTATTGGACCATGTGTTTCATGCGTCCGTTATTTTCACATGGGGAGCTGCCGTCATTGCTTCGATCGCCGTGGCTTTTCCGCTGGTGTATCAGACGATGAAGACCGGCTTTGCTGCAGTAAGCAAGGACTTGGAGGATGCCGCCAGATCCATCGGAGCAAGTGAGTGGCAGGTACTGCGCTACATTACTCTGCCCCTGGCATGGCGCTCCGTAACGACCGCTTATATTCTCGGCTTTGCCCGTGGACTCGGGGAATTCGGCGCCACCCTTATGATCGCGGGAAATATTCCGCATCAAACACAGACACTGCCCACCGCCATCTATATCGCCGTGGAATCCGGAGAGCAGACGCTCGCCTGGTGCTGGGCTGGAGCGATCATCGCGATTTCCTTCCTGCTTATGCTGATTGCAGGCAGGAAGCCCGCAGCCAACTGA